A genomic segment from Garra rufa chromosome 5, GarRuf1.0, whole genome shotgun sequence encodes:
- the zdhhc8b gene encoding palmitoyltransferase ZDHHC8B, translating to MPNSVGKRFKPTKYIPVSTAATLLVGSTTLFFVFTCPWLTKAISPVVPLYNGIVFLFVLANFSMATFMDPGVFPRADEDEDKDDDFRAPLYKNVEIKGIQVRMKWCATCHFYRPPRCSHCSVCDNCVEEFDHHCPWVNNCIGRRNYRYFFLFLLSLSVHMVGVFSFGLLFVLHHLEKLSALHTTVTLVVMCVTGLFFIPVMGLTGFHMVLVARGRTTNEQVTGKFRGGVNPFTRGCCGNVKHVLCSSLAPRYIADPRKKIPITMKPPFLRPDLSTRHISVKVSDNGIHSNILRSKSKTSLDGLDDKSIDTQPPLPPKADRYNQLKSQLTSSEESSLSSKPTNPSTPAMYKYRPSFGTMPKVHYHATGEKIVMSENGKPSAVLEERGHDYRSEPNLDMPDFRSTPLHRTYQSSPFQLDSFSTTSRSFSLKQGVNRAEQMPLGGSKHETVTSTPHKGVFSPGTLSGRNGSLSYDSLLTSSITPSVGECAAHPGVPSMGFHSPYLPTKMCHVRGPELQRHVGPPSYSPVHVGAMYGRKSPLSRERDPSPVRYDNLSKTIMASIQERKELEEREKLMHRHAQAPVAYANDSGVFDTCSGAAYGLPHGTCYPDGPRGPGSREPTPPVCSSRDNLMGVGVVGYAPRTPVLRSSASSLARAPRTSTTSLHTDGGLASRTGEHQYRSPVHQIHHSPTAVPRSPSYAHQKVAFISALERADSPHLGTREDLGQGKINGQLKGQARDCHLGTPSGTPSRHTSVKKVTGVGGTTYEISV from the exons GTGTCCGTGGTTAACCAAGGCCATCTCCCCTGTTGTGCCTTTATACAATGGCATTGTCTTTCTCTTTGTGCTGGCCAACTTCAGCATGGCCACCTTCATGGATCCTGGAGTCTTTCCAAGAG CGGATGAGGACGAAGACAAAGACGATGATTTTCGAGCTCCGCTTTATAAAAACGTGGAGATAAAGGGAATTCAGGTGCGGATGAAGTGGTGTGCCACGTGCCACTTCTACAGACCTCCTCGCTGCTCACACTGTAGTGTGTGTGACAACTGTGTGGAG GAGTTTGACCACCACTGCCCATGGGTGAACAACTGCATTGGCCGGAGGAATTATCGATATTTCTTCTTGTTCCTGCTGTCTCTAAGTGTTCACATGGTGGGCGTGTTTTCCTTTGGACTGCTGTTCGTCTTACACCACCTTGAGAAGCTGAGTGCGCTTCACACAACTGTGAC TCTTGTGGTTATGTGTGTGACTGGCCTGTTTTTCATCCCTGTTATGGGCCTCACTGGGTTCCACATGGTTCTCGTTGCGAGAGGAAGAACCACAAATGAACAG GTGACAGGAAAGTTTCGAGGAGGAGTGAATCCATTCACTCGAGGTTGCTGTGGCAACGTGAAACACGTCTTATGCAGTTCGCTTGCGCCAAG ATACATCGCTGATCCCAGGAAGAAAATTCCCATCACCATGAAACCGCCGTTCCTCCGGCCTGACCTCTCTACCAGACACATCAGTGTAAAAGTCAGTGATAATGGTATCCATAGTAACATCCTACGAAGCAAA TCTAAGACCAGTCTGGATGGTTTGGATGATAAAAGTATAGATACGCAACCACCTCTGCCGCCCAAAGCAGATCGCTACAACCAACTCAAGAGTCAACTCACCTCCAGTGAAG agaGTTCCCTGTCCAGCAAACCCACCAATCCATCTACGCCAGCCATGTACAAATACAGACCTTCCTTCGGCACCATGCCTAAAGTGCACTATCATGCAACTGGAGAGAAG ATTGTAATGTCCGAGAATGGCAAGCCCTCTGCAGTTTTGGAGGAGAGAGGTCACGATTACCGTTCAGAGCCGAATCTAGATATGCCTGACTTCCGAAGCACTCCTCTCCACCGAACTTACCAGTCCTCACCTTTCCAGCTGGACTCTTTCAGCACGACGTCTCGCTCATTCAGTCTGAAGCAGGGAGTGAACAGAGCCGAACAGATGCCACTGGGTGGCAGCAAACACGAAACAGTCACTTCCACCCCTCACAAAGGAGTCTTCTCCCCTGGGACGTTATCTGGCCGCAATGGCAGCCTATCCTACGATAGCTTGCTAACCTCCAGCATAACGCCATCTGTGGGCGAGTGCGCTGCCCACCCGGGGGTGCCCTCTATGGGTTTTCATTCACCCTACTTGCCCACTAAAATGTGCCACGTACGAGGACCCGAGCTTCAACGCCACGTCGGTCCGCCGTCCTATAGTCCTGTGCACGTAGGAGCAATGTACGGCAGGAAATCGCCACTCTCAAGAGAACGAGATCCCTCGCCCGTCCGCTACGACAACCTCTCCAAAACCATCATGGCCTCCATCCAGGAAAGGAAGGAGCTTGAGGAGAGGGAGAAACTCATGCATCGGCACGCCCAAGCACCGGTGGCCTACGCCAACGATTCGGGTGTGTTTGACACCTGCAGTGGAGCCGCCTATGGACTCCCACATGGGACATGCTACCCTGACGGGCCTAGAGGCCCTGGATCCCGAGAGCCCACCCCTCCTGTATGCAGCTCTCGGGATAACTTGATGGGAGTCGGGGTAGTGGGATACGCTCCCCGCACACCTGTTCTGCGTTCCTCCGCATCCTCGCTCGCCAGAGCGCCGAGGACTTCTACTACGTCCCTCCACACTGATGGAGGCCTTGCGAGCAGGACGGGTGAACACCAATATCGCTCTCCGGTGCACCAAATACATCACTCCCCAACAGCTGTGCCCCGTTCCCCATCATACGCGCATCAGAAGGTCGCCTTCATTAGCGCCCTGGAGAGGGCGGATTCGCCACATCTTGGTACAAG AGAGGATCTCGGTCAAGGTAAAATCAACGGGCAACTAAAGGGCCAAGCACGTGACTGCCATCTAGGGACTCCTTCTGGAACTCCCAGCAGACACACCAGTGTCAAAAAGGTCACAGGAGTGGGCGGAACTACATATGAGATTTCCGTTTGA